One Desulfobulbus oligotrophicus DNA segment encodes these proteins:
- a CDS encoding SDR family oxidoreductase: MKRTVLLTGATGYIGRRFEKILRTRPDIHLRLLVRHVQKFTQHPSSDVDIIEGDTLSLPILQHALTGVHTAVYLVQPVEENRRLSHLNQISATHFLRACLTQGVKKIIYLSGLEAHGSGSSQIPSHTVTGKILSSRPDRIRTLWLRTGIIIGSGSHSFEILHDLVKKTPAMVMPRWAATKTRCIGVEDVIAYLNAALDVTPDENVTVNIGLPQITFLEMLRQAAQVMGIRCRLLPGFPSAPRLSSSLLMLLTRVSYQRAAALIKALQAKAVDENTSANQYFPQIRLHPFPETIRQALDEVHKDHVLSRWCDSTPGPVCDIDKPLTTNRKIFYDVRTISITGIAPEQVFAIVTRIGGKNGWFSYSFLWNLRGWLDKIVGGYGVNRGRRKICDLRIGDALDFWKVADLIPDKRLLLVAQLKLPGKGWLEFDIQQETLRQTAGFVPNGLMGYLYWYAVLPFHNLVFPRLCQQIATRALKRQTSLS, translated from the coding sequence ATGAAACGTACCGTTCTTCTCACCGGAGCAACCGGCTATATTGGACGACGTTTCGAAAAAATACTGCGAACCCGTCCTGATATACATCTGCGCCTGCTGGTTCGTCATGTTCAAAAGTTTACTCAACACCCCTCTTCTGATGTAGATATAATCGAAGGAGACACGTTGAGTTTACCGATCTTACAACACGCTCTCACCGGGGTTCATACCGCTGTCTATCTTGTACAACCGGTAGAGGAAAACCGCCGACTCAGTCACCTCAACCAGATCAGTGCCACACATTTTCTCCGTGCCTGCCTGACCCAGGGGGTTAAAAAGATAATCTACCTGAGTGGCCTTGAGGCTCATGGATCAGGTTCTTCACAGATACCAAGCCATACTGTGACGGGTAAAATACTCTCCAGCCGTCCAGACCGCATTCGTACTCTTTGGTTGCGGACAGGTATCATCATCGGCTCCGGCAGTCACAGCTTTGAAATACTTCACGATTTAGTGAAAAAAACTCCTGCCATGGTCATGCCCCGCTGGGCAGCAACCAAAACCCGGTGCATAGGGGTAGAAGATGTTATTGCTTATCTTAATGCGGCTCTTGATGTAACACCGGATGAAAACGTAACGGTTAACATCGGGCTTCCTCAGATAACCTTTCTGGAGATGCTGCGCCAGGCGGCTCAGGTCATGGGGATCCGTTGTCGGCTCTTACCCGGCTTTCCCTCTGCTCCTCGCCTCAGCTCCTCATTGCTCATGCTGTTGACGCGAGTTTCCTATCAAAGAGCAGCTGCACTCATTAAGGCATTACAAGCAAAAGCAGTGGATGAGAACACCTCTGCCAACCAGTATTTTCCCCAGATCAGACTTCACCCGTTTCCAGAGACGATACGCCAGGCTCTTGATGAAGTACACAAGGACCATGTCTTGAGCCGCTGGTGTGACTCCACCCCGGGCCCTGTCTGTGATATCGACAAACCCCTCACCACAAACCGAAAAATCTTCTACGATGTCCGTACCATCTCCATCACCGGTATAGCGCCGGAACAGGTCTTTGCCATCGTGACACGTATTGGTGGTAAAAATGGGTGGTTCTCTTATTCATTTTTATGGAACCTGAGGGGATGGCTGGATAAAATCGTCGGCGGATACGGAGTAAATCGGGGACGAAGAAAAATTTGCGACCTGCGCATCGGCGATGCTTTGGACTTCTGGAAGGTTGCAGACCTCATTCCCGACAAACGGCTGCTCCTGGTGGCCCAGCTGAAGCTCCCGGGAAAAGGGTGGTTGGAGTTTGATATTCAACAGGAGACGCTGAGACAAACTGCTGGTTTTGTGCCCAACGGTCTTATGG